The stretch of DNA CTCGGATCGCCGAGGCGGCCGCCCGTCTCCTCACGACCCTCGCGGAGCCGGTCCAAGCCTGATCCGGGACCCCGGATCGTCCGCATCCCCCACATTCCCTCCCGTTTCCCCACGGCCCCGCAAGCCGATGTCCCCCAAGGAAATATTTTTTCGATTTTTCTTCTGAAAACCCGTTGACACCCCGGAAAACCGGGGAGTAGAGTGCCGCCGTGGTGAATTGTGGGGGGAAGTGGGGAAGTCCTTCCTTTCAGAACCGGACCGTGGAACGGGAGTCGTGCGATCGGGGATGGCGACGTTCCGGGGCAGCTACCAGCACTCCATCGACCACAAAGGGCGGGTCAGCATCCCCGCCCGCTTCCGCAGGGTCCTCGGCGGTGAGAACGACACCGTGGTCATCCTTCGCGGCCTGGACACGTGCGTGTGGCTCTACTCGGTCGAGGAGTTCCAGCGCTTCGAGGACCGTCTTCGCGCGCGCTCGGTCGGCGACGAGGCGACCCGGCGCTTCCAGCGGATGCTCCTGGTCGATTCCCGTGACGAGACGCTCGACGCGCAGGGCCGCGTCGCGATCCCTCCACGCCTCATCGCCCACGCCCAGCTCGAGAAGGACGTGCTCGTGATCGGCGTCATGGACCGCATGGAGATCTGGAATCCCGCTCTCTTCGAGCAGTACCTCAAGTCTTCGAACCGCACGTACGAGGATATCGCCGGGGAGATCCTGCTGTGATGCGCGCGGCGACCGTCACGCGCGTTCCGGCTCGCGCGGAGCGCCCCACGTACCAGTGGGAG from Candidatus Eisenbacteria bacterium encodes:
- the mraZ gene encoding division/cell wall cluster transcriptional repressor MraZ, with translation MATFRGSYQHSIDHKGRVSIPARFRRVLGGENDTVVILRGLDTCVWLYSVEEFQRFEDRLRARSVGDEATRRFQRMLLVDSRDETLDAQGRVAIPPRLIAHAQLEKDVLVIGVMDRMEIWNPALFEQYLKSSNRTYEDIAGEILL